The genomic interval CCTAACAGAAAGTGGCTATCGTGATGTGTACCCAAAGTGGACTAATGGCGGTAAACAGATGTTATGGATGAGTAATCGTCATGGCTTAAAGTCATATGCAACTAGCGGGCAGTCTCAATTAGATGTCTATAGTATGTTTTTTACACAAGAAGTCTGGGATAATTTTAATTTATCAAAAGAAGATTTTGAATTGAAAGAGCAAATAGAAAAGCTTGCGCAAGAAAATAAGAAAGACGGAGAAAAGGAAAAGGATAAAAGCTCAAAAAAGAAATCTAAAGAAAAGAATAAGGAAGAGGTAAAAGATACGCTACTCAGTTTTGACTGGGATCGTATGAAAGATTATACTAAACGATTGACGATTCATTCTTCTAGTCTAAGTGATGCAGTTCTCTCCAAGGATGCAAAAACCTTATACTATCTAGCCCGTTTTGAAGATAAACTCAACCTCTGGAGCACTAATCTAAGGACAAAGGAAACAAAAATGGCAATAAAACTGGGAGCTAGGTCAGGAAGCTTACAGTGGGATCGTAAGATGGAAAACCTATACCTTTTGAGTAATGGTAAAATCTTTAAAATCGACCTTAAGGGTAATAAAAAGGAGGCCGTAAAAATTAATTCTGAATTAGAGTTTGATGCTCAAGCAGAGCGACAGGCTATGTTTGATCATGTCTGGATAAGAACCAATGCCATTTTTTACCATCCAGATTTTCATGGTATTGATTGGAATTTAATGAAAGAAGAGTACAGCAAGTATATTCCACACGTTGGAAATGCGCACGAATTTGCCGAAGTTCTTTCAGAAATGCTAGGAGAACTCAACGTCTCTCATGCAGGAGCAGGCGGGAAGGGTCATGATGTTAAGAACGCCGATGCGACAGGTGCTTTAGGAATTTTCTTTGATTACAAACATGATGGTAATGGTATATTAATTACAGAAATTATAAAAGATGGTCCACTTGATAAATCAAAGTTCAATGTAAAGTCTGGAATGATTATAAAGAGTATTAATGGGAAAACGATAGATACGAATCGCGACCATGCAAGTCTTTTAAATAGAACAGCGGGAAAATTTACACTTCTAGAATTATTAGATCCTACAACAGGAAAGTCAAGTCAAATTACCATGAAGCCAATAACTCAAAATCAACAAAATCGCTTACTTTACAAGAGATGGGTGAAGATAAACGAGGATGAAGTAAATGAAAAAAGTAATGGTCAGCTTGGTTATGTGCATATTCCTGGTATGAGCGATGGTCCTTATCGTAGCATTTATAAAGACATGATGGGTAAGTACTTTGAAAGAAAAGGGATTATTGTAGATACTCGTTTTAATGGAGGAGGTGACCTTGTGGCAGATTTAGCTATGTTTTTTACTGGCGAACCATTTATCAGCTATGAAACTGAAGAAAAAGTGGTAGGTGGAGAACCTACATCTAGATGGACAAAACCTACACTCGCCATTTTTAATGAAAGTATGTATAGTGATGGTCACTGTTTTGCATCTGGCTATACAGACCTTAAGATTGGAAAAACTGTAGGTATGCCAGTTCCTGGAACCTGTAGTTTTGCAGGATGGGAATCTCTACCTAATGGTACTTATTGGGGTGTGGTACCCGTAAGTGCAAAAGATAAACAAGGAGACTGGATGGAGAATAACCAAACAGAACCTCAAATAAGAGTAAAAAATATGCCTGGAAAGATAAATAAGAATATAGATCAACAATTAGACAGATCTATCCGCGAGTTGTTGCAGGAAGTAAAATAATAAGTACGCTTTCGCGAAAGCGTAACCTCATAAAAAAATCCAGTAGTCAAGTGATAGACTACTGGATTTTCATTTGTACTTAAAACTTATTTATTCAAAATAGCTAAAAGTTTCACCATCCTCAATAGTAAGTAATGTTTCATATATAAGCTTTATCACGTTTTCCATATCGTCTTTATGTATCATTTCGACGGTGGTATGCATATAACGCAACGGCAATGAAATAAGAGCAGAGGCAACACCACTCCCACTATATGCAAAAGCATCTGTGTCTGTTCCTGTAGCGCGTGATAATGCAGCACGCTGGAATGGAATCTCATGTTTATTTGCAGTTTCAGTAATACGATCTCTCAATTTTTGTTGTACCGCAGGAGCATACGCCACTACTGGTCCTAGTCCAAGCTCAACATGTCCTTGCTTTTTCATGTCAATCATAGGGGTAGAAGTATCGTGAGTAACATCTGTCACAATTGCCATATTTGGTTTAATACGTTCAGCGATCATTTGAGCACCTCTCAAACCTATTTCTTCTTGAACAGAGTTTGTAATATATAATCCAAAAGGTAGCTTTTTACCATTCTCATGGAGTAAACGCGCAACTTCAGCAATCATAAAACCACCCGCTCTATTATCAATAGCACGACAGACAAATTTATCATCATTTAAAATATGAAACGTGTCTGGATAAGTGATTACACAGCCTACATGCACACCCATTTTTAAAACCTCCTCTTTATCTTTTGCGCCTATGTCAATAAAAATGTTCTCAGGTTTTGGCGCTTCTTCTTTTGCTTTATTGCGTGTGTGTATAGCTGGCCATCCAAAAACTCCTTTCACAATCCCA from Dokdonia sp. Hel_I_53 carries:
- a CDS encoding S41 family peptidase; the encoded protein is MKYYFSFLCLFMLSAVFAQENPQWLRHSRISPDGTEIAFTYKGDIYKVPTSGGTAIQLTFHQAHDYEVVWSHDGSKLAFMSDRYGNFDVFVMSSNGGTATRLTYHSAIERPFSFSPDDRMVYFGAARMDDVHHRQYPTTSQPELYSVPVTGGKVDQFTTLPVEYVDFSKDGKTMLYHDKKGGENIWRKHHVSAITRDIWQYDVVNDTHTMITSFNGEDRRPIFTADEKGMYYLSEESGSFNIHKKDLSLKAKSKQITNYTLHPVRFLSMGNGILSYGYDGELYTMKEGEQPKKVNVDITTQEISNSDKYISVNGDIKEMEVSPSGKEIAFIARGEVFVTSVDNSITKRITNTPEAERFVTWGPEGKSVVYSSERNGNWSIYKSEIVSNEEPFFFAATLVKETAVLENGKDNYLPNFAPDGKRMAFIEDRRTLKVRDMNSGEDKALLTPKDLFHMSDGDKYYTWSPDSKWLLVDWSKSLSNSEVLLMAADGSKRINLTESGYRDVYPKWTNGGKQMLWMSNRHGLKSYATSGQSQLDVYSMFFTQEVWDNFNLSKEDFELKEQIEKLAQENKKDGEKEKDKSSKKKSKEKNKEEVKDTLLSFDWDRMKDYTKRLTIHSSSLSDAVLSKDAKTLYYLARFEDKLNLWSTNLRTKETKMAIKLGARSGSLQWDRKMENLYLLSNGKIFKIDLKGNKKEAVKINSELEFDAQAERQAMFDHVWIRTNAIFYHPDFHGIDWNLMKEEYSKYIPHVGNAHEFAEVLSEMLGELNVSHAGAGGKGHDVKNADATGALGIFFDYKHDGNGILITEIIKDGPLDKSKFNVKSGMIIKSINGKTIDTNRDHASLLNRTAGKFTLLELLDPTTGKSSQITMKPITQNQQNRLLYKRWVKINEDEVNEKSNGQLGYVHIPGMSDGPYRSIYKDMMGKYFERKGIIVDTRFNGGGDLVADLAMFFTGEPFISYETEEKVVGGEPTSRWTKPTLAIFNESMYSDGHCFASGYTDLKIGKTVGMPVPGTCSFAGWESLPNGTYWGVVPVSAKDKQGDWMENNQTEPQIRVKNMPGKINKNIDQQLDRSIRELLQEVK
- a CDS encoding M42 family metallopeptidase — protein: MASKSILTDESINFLEKYLNNASPTGYEWGGQKLWMEYLKPYVDEFITDTYGTAVAVINPDAPYKVVIEGHADEISWYVNYIADNGLIYVVRNGGSDHQIAPSKIVDVHTADGIVKGVFGWPAIHTRNKAKEEAPKPENIFIDIGAKDKEEVLKMGVHVGCVITYPDTFHILNDDKFVCRAIDNRAGGFMIAEVARLLHENGKKLPFGLYITNSVQEEIGLRGAQMIAERIKPNMAIVTDVTHDTSTPMIDMKKQGHVELGLGPVVAYAPAVQQKLRDRITETANKHEIPFQRAALSRATGTDTDAFAYSGSGVASALISLPLRYMHTTVEMIHKDDMENVIKLIYETLLTIEDGETFSYFE